The Metarhizium brunneum chromosome 5, complete sequence sequence TCGCACAGCAGGAAACCTAATGGCTTGGTCAAAGACTCGAGTACACACTTCCATCGAGCTCTGGTAAAGCTAGCACTTTCGGATTCGGGGTAGCATTGGCATGCCATATCCTCCAACCCAGCCACCCCAGGCTTGACACAAACTCGAGCATCCGACGGAGTACACGACCAATTGACCAACTAGCACAACCGCTTCGATAAAACCTTCCAACCGCACCGTCGCTGTCTCCATCGGATTTGTGGCTCTTCCGCGCGGGGTCACTTGCCAGAGCTATGCGATTGCCACACGATGAAACTTTATTTCCATGGCTGGCACCACGCCACACATTGCCGAGCAATCAGCTCACATATGTACCAATAAGTGCGTCATCTCGCATCAAATCGAACCTGTTTCCAACTATGCGAGCCCTGGGGGCTGGCCAGTATTGAGCTGGCAGTTCCGACACAGCCGATAGCTATTGAAGCTTGACAAGCTCTATATAGAGGATGCGCATCCCTCGACCTGAATGAAGCCTTTGGTTCCCCCAattgcttcttctttgggTGTAAATCGGCCGAGGACAACGAAGCTTTTTCTAGCCAATTACTAGTCTCCTGAGAGAAAATTGTCACATCCCAGCCTCACCGTGAACTTGCACGCGAATCAACCTCATAATGGCACCAGCTGTGAAAGCAGGAATGAAGCGTCGCCATGTCGAGGACGTAGAGCCCGCGGAGGACTTTACCAACGTGTACGGATCGCACTATGCTACGCAGGACATGCCATGCGACGATATACCTGATGATTCAATGCCGCCAGAGGTTGCGTACCGCATGATCAAGGACGAGCTCAGTCTGGACAATAACCCGAAGCTCAAGTAAGTCACGCACGACCCAACTGCAGAATCGAAAAATGAGCTACACGATTCCACTCAATCCTCATGACAGAAACTAACTCGACTTTCTGCGACAGCCTTGCTTCCTTCGTGTCAACTTACATGGTAAAGCCACCAAGCCCGCATCACCAAACCCGCCGGCTAACAACCACCGCTCTCCTACGcaggaaaaagaagcagaagatcTCATGCTAGAAGCCATGTCCAAGAACTTTATCGACTTTGAAGAATACCCGCAGACGGCAGAAATCCACCACCGCTGCGCTAACATGATTGCTAACCTCTTCCACGCGCCCAAGGACATTGGTATCGGATCAAGTTCCGTAGGTTCTAGCGAGGCTATCATGCTGGCTGTGTTGGCGATGAAGCGTCGCTGGAAGCAGCAGCGTCAGCAGCAAGGTAAGCCCGCTGATAACCCCAACATCGTCATGTCCTCTGCCGTGCAGGTGTGCTGGGAAAAGGCGGCGCGTTACTTTGAGATTGAGGAGAAGTACGTGAATTGTACGAGGACCAGGTTCGTGATTGACCCTAAGGAGGCGGTCGAGCTTTGTGACGAGAATACCATTGGTATTGTGGCAATCCTGGGGACTACTTATACCGGTGCCTATGAGgacgtcaaggccatcagCGACCTGCTGGTGGAGAAGAAGTCTGATGTGCCGATTCACGTTGATGCCGCGAGCGGCGGGTTTGTGGCGCCGTTTGTTGTTCCGGATCTCGAATGGGATTTCAGAGTTGAACGTGTTGTTTCTATTAATGTTTCTGGACACAAGGTGAGCTAAACCCCCCCTTTATTCCCTCCCCAGTACCCTTCTACCGGAAACACCAATTCTGACTCTTATATCCCAGTATGGTCTCGTATACCCCGGCGTGGGCTGGGTGGTCTGGCGCTCGTCCGAATACCTCCCCAAAGACCTGATTTTCAACATCAACTacctcggcgccgagcaAACTTCCTTCACGCTCAACTTCTCCAAGGGCGCGTCCCAAGTCATTGGGCAATACTATCAACTCATCCGACTCGGTAAAGCCGGCTACCGTCACATCATGTGTAACCTCACCAAGACGGCGGACTACCTCACCGACGAGCTCCGCAAGCTTGGATTCGTCATCATGTCTGAAGGACACGGCAAGAGCCTGCCGCTCGTGGCCTTCCGCTTCGCCGGCAAAGAGGAGGGGGAGACGGAGGAAAAGGAGTTTGATGAGTTCGCCTTGGCGCACTACCTGCGCTCCAGGGGCTGGGTCATCCCGGCGTACACAATGGCCCCCGAGACGGGGcaaatgaagatgatgagaatCGTTGTGAGGGAGGATTTCTCAAGGAGCAGGTGCGAGTTGCTGATCAAGGATATCAAGCTGTGCAGTCAGCTTCTGGAGAAGGACAGCGAGCAGCTCATCATGAGGCTGAAGCAGCACATAGGACAGCACACTAGTGGCTCGGGGAAGATCAGGGATCCAATGGGTGCGGCCAAGGCCGTTTTCAAGGTATGTTGCGTGCTTGGGCAGACGTTGAATGTTGATGCTAATGACGCTTAGAATGAAAGTCACTCGCTCCAGGGCAAGACTGGCAAGAGTCACGCGGTGTGCTGATGGATTCATTTGTGCATCTCGGTTTACGAGTGCCTTGGTTGTGTTGCTTTGTTcagtcgtcgttgtcgttgcAGTTTTGTTCCTTGTACATACCTAATAACAGTGTTTGTTCCCTCTCCACGCCCATTCATGCAGCCCGTGTACACCTCACGTACTTGACAACTCGAAACGGTATTGACTGCCGCCTTTGCTCATCTGGTTTCACATCTTCACAAACGACTcctttttttgcctttcaTTGCACTGGAGACGTATTCACACGCTTTCCATGGCAACTATTCTACCCAGGATCAACTCTAGGATTCAAGCCGAACACATGCCTGGATTCAACTCTTTGGAAGTCCAACGCGAATAAGACCAGAACAGAgcttccgccgcctccctcgCAGAGCTATATAAACCCCGGCTGTTGCGCGGTAGGGCTCCCTCCTTCTGTTTCCCCCATCGCGATACTCATCGACTTCTCACGCGATCATTTGCAAATACTTCTCGACTACGATCTTCAAAATCTGCAAAAATCAAAACAACTGGGGAGCACGCCATTCTCTCCTTCCTCGAAAATGTGCACAACTCACATTTGCCAGCGGCAGTGTGTTCGATGCGAGGGATGGGGCGAACGCGATGTGATGTTCCATTGCAAAGATGCCCtaaaaaaggccaaggacgaaaACAAACCCCCAACGCATGAAGGTTGTCCTCAGTGGATAAAGTTTGGCAAGAAATTTGAGTGTGGTGGTATGGTGTGCAAGGGTTGCGAGAACAAATCCCCGCCTGGACTGACTAAGAGGAGCGATGCccccgacgaggagaaaggaaaagaggttgaggacgaggacgaggatgaggatgaggatgaggatgagggtgagggtgagggtgaggatgaggattGCGAACAACCTAAGCTTGTCGGTTTTTTGGAGCATTATCGGGATTACTTGGctgccaaggctgccgaggacaaAGAGAATTAAATCAGCCCAAGGAACGGTCAACACGGGCTTCTCTCTCATTGACACTCTACGCGAGATGAGTTGCTTCAGTCAAGACTCAATGTTCGAATTCGAATAGGTTTTTCATCCAACCAGAGCCGGCCAACTAATCCAGGATTGGCCGACAACTCTGTATGGTTTTTCCCTATGAGAATTCGTATCCGAGGTTCAGATCATATGCTATCCAGCCTGAATAAAGACATGAACCACAGCTATGCGCCAACGTGAACAACGCCTTGCCAAAGTGCCACATTGAGTTCCGACGCCAAGCTGTTCGATCCCAAATTCGCAGTGCGAGACAAGTGAACCCCCAGCATCCCGGCGATCATGGCCGGAATATCGCCTTAAAACCGTAGAAGACTCTTTGtatgaattgctcggcgggctcactctttttgctaggtgcgctcacgcacCTCCAGGTACCTAGATATCAggctatattataatatattattatatattttattataagtaaatatattttattataaattatttcttaaaaatatataagaagagTTTAGATATAATAAACACTTACCTACTAAGGGGggtgagcgcacctagcaaaaggagtgagcccgccgagcaattcacctcTTTGTTCTTGTCCAGACCTTTATGAACTTGGCAGTGGGACCAAAGTCCACGTCTCCTCTTTGTCTGTCTCAGCTACATTCCTGTGATCAGCTTGCCGTGCTGTTTGTAACTGATGCATATTTCGAAACAGTGATCGATACAATGAGATAAAGACAGAGAAACAGCCCCCTCACCCCCAAAGTATGTCATCGACATTCTTGTTCAAATTGTGTATCAGTTGCAAGAGACCTAGACCGAGCCGTCGCTCGAAAGCAAGCGCCAGTGAAAGAGTTCATGCAGGAGAGTGTCAAGGTCCACGGGGAGAGGTGAACTTTTTGCCTTTGGCTGCTACTACCGAGGAGAGAGAGGTTCTTATCCAGCTTCCTGCAAGGCCAGTTCAAGGGGGCTCGAGGATTCGAGAATCATAGCTTCCCCCTCTTTTCTCCCCTAGCGCTATGAATCAAATGCGACAAGAAGCACTATTGGGAGCCAACTAATATGCTTCAAGTCAACGGGTGTAAAGTGCAGCTATCGCGAATTGACAAGTTATACAGGCCAACTGTGGCGGTGCTTGTAAGGCGTGGCATTTCTCTGAAGACTAGTATCGTCGAATCTTGTAATACTGCATCATAGATTATTGTTTCTCTCTGAAGTCAAATGAtattacaagcatgatacgaGTATCTTGTAATACTTCCCAAGTCAAACAAATGTCCAAGTTGACCGCAAGCCTACGCTACATCTTCTCGGGGCTGTGCTGTCAAGTATATATGCATATATTTGGAATGGCAGTCGTTCACTCAACGATTGCAGTGCCACAAATTCGCCTGAATAGCAGCAAGACTCACAACGTATCACGGAAAAAGGAGGCATGCAACAGGTATTGATTGAATCATCGGCTTCTGCTTACAACCAATTGTGCTGAACTTGGATAATCCCCCGGCTCGGGAACGAGTCTCACCAATTTGTATGCCCTAGCCGTGTTAAGGACCAGTCAAAGTAACACCATGCGCCTGGCCGTACCCAAGCCAAAGAACCGTAGTAAACCACGTCATACACTATAGGTACACGTATCGCGATACGTTGAAAGCTAACAAGATTAGTAATTTATGGTGGCATGCCGGCGAAGGctatctcgcgatagcctcatCCACCACGTGGAAATAAACTTTACCCATTAAAGATATAGTTCGTCCCAGTGACTCACTCTCAAAATTTAAAATGGCCGCACACAGATATATCAACGGGGTCTCGTCGGCGTTCTATGAGTCCTTTGCTCCGTCTCTCGTCACCTTCTTCTAATAATAAGAGCCCAACCCAACTACCCGTCTAAGCTCCCCGAAGCACTGCAATCTCCCACTTGTTGGCATCGGCCAACATTGGTAGTTGGGGCTCTCGTTGTTGGAGTTGAATGAAGAGAGGTGATATATAGAGAGAGGGGAAAGGGCTCATGAATGCCGACGAGACCTCGTCGATATATTTTGTGTGCGGCCCATCTATGCATCTGCTGTTAAAATATTGAAAATGAAATGGAAGCAAATTCACCTGATGGCCCAGATACTCCACCATGTCCGGATACCGCAGGACGAATCTCTCTGAGCCGGGAGACGTGTTCGGGAAATGGGGAGAGTTGCAACGCCATTGCTCGGCCATATGGTACCCGGCTGGAGAGTGATTCCTGGTCGACCGGGCCAGCTTCGAGAATAAATCCACCAGACTGCATTTTCGCTAGTTCCAACGTTGTTTCGCAGTTGGCTAATGAGCGGGGTGTTGGCGTTTTTAAGCTAGACTGATAAGTCCTCGAGAGCAGTGACTGGTGGCACGACACATCGATAACACTCGCCTTACGTGTAAGCCACTTTCAGCCAAATGGAGAAGAGACCAACGTAGCTGCTTTGTTTAGCAACTGGCAAAACCTAGTTGCCAGCCCCCACGGTGAGTGTGCGTGGGTACGGCATCAAGTCAGATGGTAGCACGCCAAGCTCCGTCTCGATTTCTGGTCTTTCTAACTGGTGGACTTGTGCGTTCCAGGTTCCCTCCAGGACTCAAGACTATGTGCATACACCGTACGGTGTACATACCCGGGGAAACGGAGGCACTGTCCCGGCTACGAGCCTCTGGGATAGTATAGCCAGCACCAGTACTGTACCGGGTATCGAAAAATATTGTCGGATTTAACGGGAAGCAAGAGGAACGGAGTAAACTGCTAGGGTGAGCCACCGGCTGGTGCATGTCGATCCAAAGAGGAGGGATTTGCCCTTGGCGGCAGCTAGACAACGACACGGCTTTTAAACCTTTATTCGGGCGAGCGCATGCATGTCTGGTCTTGATGGCGCCTGTAATTATCCcactactactccgtgctcgaAACCGTCAACTACTCCATCCTTGGAATGAATTGCACACGAAATATGCGCCGCGTCTAGTCCATGGTCCCATCGGGGAACCATCTTGCCGTCTTGAGAATCACAAGCAGCCGCTGGAATACCCGGCCGGCCCGGTATTGCGACAAGCCTCATGGCTAACgaggaccagttgactccACTTCTGCCGGTCCCATAACTAGAATTCATAGCAGAGGCTGCCAATGTTGCGAGTTATAGATGCCACGTACAGCTGGCCGCTATATGCGGTCCTGTGGACGCCTCCGTACGGAGCAATAAACCCGCAACATAAGCCCGAGTAGAACCCATGGACCCACGCGGTCATGGTCACGAATCGACTGACCGAGGCAGAAAGCCGTTCTCGGTGACTTGCTTGACATCTGCGTGCTATGTCACTTGTTTAGCCAGGAGAACCGGCCGGAGGAGCGCCTGGCTGCAATTCAAGAGCAGGTCGCACGAAGCTCGTGcctgagaaaaaaaagagtcgTCAGTGCCAGTCAACAGATCGACGGCACAAAATGTAGTGAGAGAGTCCTGATCGAGGAGGACTGACCCTGAATGTTGTAGCTACATGAGCACAGCGAAAATGGCCTAATGGCAGCCAGCTGAAGCTGCTGTGTAACAAGATATGTTGTATGTCGTCCAATATAGTTACACGGCTCTACGTATgacaagacgacaaaagACTCCTTGCCGGTAGCATTGCCAGTGGTCCGGATGCTGGTCGATCCCCAAGCAAGACTTACATCTCAGATGCAACGCAGTCATATGCACGAACTTGCCGTAAATGCAGCACACATGGTTGTAGTGGCTGCAAAGCGAGGAGACTGTCAGGTTGCTGTGAGTGGCGCTTGTCTCGAACTGTCAAGAATTTCCCCCTCGCACGAGCGGTATTCATGCCATATTCTCCCGTAGTGCTCCATGCATGTAGGAGTCGTTTTCGATGGCCACCTTTGTCGCGACCTCCAGTCAGCTTCCAAAGCAGCCTTCCGCCCACCAAAGTTCTTCGCAATGTGAACTGGACTGTGGCCCGTTGTTATCCCGTTCTCCGTAGCGTTCGAATTTGACTTTCCAACACTGACGGGACCAAAGACACACACAGCCAACTGCAATGGCCGATTGGTCACATTTCCATCTAACCAGAGCCCGCTAAGGTTCCGCCGGTGTTGGGCCCGGGTCATGTTC is a genomic window containing:
- the GAD_1 gene encoding Glutamate decarboxylase; translated protein: MAPAVKAGMKRRHVEDVEPAEDFTNVYGSHYATQDMPCDDIPDDSMPPEVAYRMIKDELSLDNNPKLNLASFVSTYMEKEAEDLMLEAMSKNFIDFEEYPQTAEIHHRCANMIANLFHAPKDIGIGSSSVGSSEAIMLAVLAMKRRWKQQRQQQGKPADNPNIVMSSAVQVCWEKAARYFEIEEKYVNCTRTRFVIDPKEAVELCDENTIGIVAILGTTYTGAYEDVKAISDLLVEKKSDVPIHVDAASGGFVAPFVVPDLEWDFRVERVVSINVSGHKYGLVYPGVGWVVWRSSEYLPKDLIFNINYLGAEQTSFTLNFSKGASQVIGQYYQLIRLGKAGYRHIMCNLTKTADYLTDELRKLGFVIMSEGHGKSLPLVAFRFAGKEEGETEEKEFDEFALAHYLRSRGWVIPAYTMAPETGQMKMMRIVVREDFSRSRCELLIKDIKLCSQLLEKDSEQLIMRLKQHIGQHTSGSGKIRDPMGAAKAVFKNESHSLQGKTGKSHAVC